The segment CAAGGTAGTACATTTTTCTAACTAGATCAGACTATCTGAAAACTTCCAGATCAGTCTGAAAGGGCTCTGTGACCCAATTTGGGGACAGgggttgcttggttttgtttgtttgtttgtttgtttgtttgtttgttctgctgtgttccctccatccatctgACTTTGTGCTGATGATCTACGCTTTCTGTGGCATTTGCCAGGGTGTCAATGATCTGACTATGCCCTATGGAGGATGACTCCAGATGGGTTTCACCACTAGGGGTTGCTGTAATCCTCCTAACCTGCCCTCTGGGCCCTGTTTTCTGTGTCCACAGTGCTTCCGGTATGCAGACCAAATCCCTGCCAGAATGGCGGGGTCTGTTCCCGACACAGACGGAGGTCCAGGTTTAGCTGCGCCTGTCCAGACCAGTATAAGGGGAGATTCTGTGAAATAGGTATGAGTCTTTTGAGTCTTTGCTACTCCTACATCTTCAAAGGCTCTGGGACGAGTGAGACCTCTGATGCCTTTTCTGGTCAAGTGTCTCCCACGCACATGGCTTCCCAAGCTCTACTCCTCCCTGCCAACAAAGTGATGGTCTGGCCTGTGGTGTAGCCAAACCAACCCTCCGCCCAGACCACACCCAGAGCCCCTTCCAACCTCCCGTTGTCGTTTTGTAAGCACTGCCTTCTCAAGCCAGAGTATTTCATATCTTTAATTCTGGTTGAATGTGGAACATTCTGGAGCTTTGGGATGAAACCTAAAGATAGTGCACGACCAGGCCCATCTGTGACCCATCTGATATCCCCACGAACCCTAATTGAGGGAAACGAGTCCATGACTGACAGTTCTCATAGGCGGCCTGCTCTCTCCGAGGTCCGGACGACTGTTATGTCGGTGATGGCTACTCTTACCGAGGCAAAGTGAGTAGGACAGTCAACCAGAACCCATGCCTTTACTGGAACTCCCACCTCCTCTTGCAGGAGAATTACAACATGTTTATGGAGGATGCCGAGACCCATGGGATCGCAGATCACAACTTCTGCAGGTACAAATTACAGCCTCCTGTAGGTCCCGTCTTGGTTGCTTGATTTTTGAAACTCAtcacaagtcagtagccttctcTCTGAACAGGAAGTCATCCTACTCAGGACAACCTAACAACAACCCCCCTCCCTAAACTCAGGGTCTTGTGACATCGACGTTCACTTCTTATTAATGTGTTCTACATGTGTCATGTGGGTGGGACGGTGATGGTGGGAGTTCAGCACCACAGAGTTTTACAAATACTCAGGAagtgtaaaaagagaaaaaaatgaggcaaaaaaaaagacaaccaaaaatCAAGAAATGACGCATTACTTTCCACATGAGGACTGTGATTCTGTGGCAAAGGTAGTCATGTGGGTCCACTTGCCATCaagagagaggctgagaagaaaatgGACTAGACTTCCCTAGTCTTCTGTCTCCAGACAACGCTCCTGGTTTCCTCCAGCTACCTTTAGTCTAACCAAGGTCACTAACTTGGGTGATTTGCTCACAGGAAGTTGGGTGTTCTGCTTGCCTTTGCACTGGCCCCACGAGCAAGGGTGTCTTCCTTGCACACGAAAGCCTACCTCTGTTCCCCTAATGCTCAGTGAGAGCTGCCTTCTTGTGGGGCTATCTTCATGGAGAAAGCCTTTGACTACTTCCCAAAGGATTCTCATGCCTGGGACTCAGAGGTTGGGGCCAGCTCTCAccatgtctgtctatctgtctgtcacaCTTTCCTAAACACATCTTCAGTAGGAACCTTGATACTCTCATATTTCATGTTTCCCATGGTCCATCACAAAAGTTGGACACTACTTTCTGGTCCCCAGGATGTTCCTCCTGAGGTTAAGACTTTGCCAAAATCTGCGAGCATGCTCCATATGCTGAGGTTTGCTCTGTCGGGGGGTTCCAGTGAAGAACAGTCCTAGGCTGTGTGGAACTGGATATCCTCTCACTCAAGGTGCTTCTGTGATGCAAAGGCCTCCCAGCCTTGATGGTCAGTCactttaattttgtgttttagaAACCCAGATGGAGACCACAAGCCGTGGTGTTTCGTTAAGgtgaacagtgagaaggtgaAATGGGAGTATTGTAATGTCGAGGTCTGCCCAGAGTCCGGTGAGTCTGTGCTACCCGAAGGGCCTGGGGAAGAGATGGGCGGTCCTGGTGCTTCACCACTCCCACCCTCCATGTCCCTTGACCCAAACTTCACCAACATCCATATCACTCCTCTCAGTCTTCTGTAGCCCTCAGGATAATGAGCTAGCCTCGACACTTCTATCATCTCAGGTTAGACCTAAAACTTTCTGTCCTAACCCCAGGTCAGTACCCTCAGAATCAGACACTGCATGGGTCAGTATGTGATGGCTGTCATACGCTGCTGACCACTGGCTGTGTCAGGTAGACAGTGACCAGCACTGGCTGGGCCCTTGTGGCCTCTCGGGATGAGCTATAGTCTGAAGTCCAGCTTCTCGTTCTTTCCGACAATCCTCACTGGCCCACCTCTCCACCCACATCTGAAAGAGCGTGCTGCCCTATCTGACCAAAGGGATTCCTGTTTCTCACGCGCGGCACTGTTCTATGGGTACCTCTCTGTGATGTTTCATCTCACAGCTGCTTTTGCCCGTTTTTAAGCGTTCTTTTGAGAACTGACCCAGGTATCCCTTTCTCTGACAAGCACCTCCCCACGGCTCATGAACTGGGCATTATATCTCCCTCTGTGCAATCTCAAGGAACAGAACAAGGTCATAGCCATATCACCCTTACACTCTCTGCTCACCACAGATTTCTGGGTGaacctcccacctcccccaaaTCTACTAAAAATCAAAGCTCAAAAACATGCACTAATGATGACatagtgtgtgtgtccatgagggGTTTGTGTATTTTGCGTACATGCTTGTACGTCCTAGGAGTAATGCACTTCAGACTATGAAGGTAAAAGCAATGTCTTTCACATCCGTTCTATGAGCTCGCTTTATATTACCTAAGTCATCCAACAAATTGCTCACAAAACAACATGTTGAAGGTGTGCAGGCTCTCAGCTCGGGGTCAGAGCTGTGACTCCAGCTATGTCCTTCGAAGGAACGGCTTGGTGTGACTTATCTTCTTGTGTCCTACAGATGCTGCTAACCCATTGGGCAGCCTTCAGGAACCTGTGATGGAGCTGCCAGGATTCGACTCCTGCGGGAAGACAGAGATGACTGAACACGCGGTCAAGCGCATCTACGGGGGCTTTAAGAGCACAGCGGGCAAGCACCCGTGGCAGGTGTCCCTGCAGACCTCATTGCCGCTGACCACCTCCATGCCCCAAGGCCACTTCTGTGGGGGTTCCCTGATTCACCCTTGCTGGGTGCTCACTGCAGCCCACTGTACCGAGTAGGTACCCATGGGGAAGGGAGAACAACGTGACTGGGATGCAGACATCTTCCCACCAAGTGATACCCACCCAGCCTCGCAGGCCTGGGGCTAAATGCCATGAGGGGAAAGAACAGCGCCTTGAATGAGAGTGGATGTAGCTACCGTGGCTTACCACAGCTGTTCTCTGAAGTTTAACACATATAGCTAACTACCAAGAGAGGGCagggtttgtgtgttttgttaaCTGTGAGATCCCTGATGCCTTCAGTACAGAGTTCTTTCCATGTAGCAAGTACTTAGTACTTATGTTGAGGGAAAGACATATagttgttctctttttatgagaCTTGGGTTTTAGGAAAGTCTTAACTAACGTCTCATGGAAAGAAGGCCGGTgagtgaaactgaactcaggtctgtcTTCTTCCTGAGCCTCTTGAGTCTACCCTGAATGGGCAAAATGGCTTATTACCAGTGAACCTCCAGGTCAGGCATTTTCATCTGTATCTCTGGTGACTTCTGGGAGCTGAGAAATCACCACCTCTTCCttccagatctctgagttcatggccagGGCTGGTCTCATGAGCCCCGGCTTGAGATGCAGCGTGCACATTTTCTAGTCTATCCTATCCTCTGGGGTTCTAGTGTGGTCTCCAAGAGGAACTAGACACATAAACATTAGCACCTACCCACGAATTACAGCAGATTTGCTCGAGCCTTCAATGGCTGACTTCTAGCCAATCCCAGAGAGAAAAGAGATCTCCCAGGTCAAGTGAGTGTGTGCCTGTACTCTCCAGCCACTGATGTAGAAGTCCCCTTGAGTTGTCTTATCTGGAACCGGAACAGATTTTTTGTAAGGGAGCGAAGGACCACAGATAAGGATGCTGAGACTGAAGGTCACATGACTTTACCAAGGTCACATGACTTTACCAAGGTTGAATGGCTTCCTAATCACATAGCTCCTGCCTTTGACATCCCAAGGCAATTTCCTCAGCATCTCATTTTACCTTGTAGCATGAGCACCAAGCATCTGAAAGTTGTGCTGGGGGACCAGGACCTGAAAAAGACCGAATCCCACGAGCAGACCTTCAGGGTGGAGAAGATACTGAAGTACAGTCAGTATAATGAAAGAGATGAGATTCCCCACAATGACATCGGCAAGTATCGTCCCCCCACACCTCCTCCTCTGGGTCTTATCCTGGGTGGATTTCTCCACAGATAGGAATCTGGGGTTTGACTTTAGGAAGTGCCCTGGAAAAGTTTGGTTTTTAATCCCTCGGGGATCCTGTAATGTAGATAATTTATTTCAAAGCTTGTATGACTTGGGAGTATAtgagagtgtcttagttagggttttactgctgtgaacagacaccatgaccaaggcaagtcttataaggacaacctttaactggggctggcttacaggttcagaggttcagtccattgtcatcaaggcaggaacatgatatccaggcaggcatggtgctggagaagttctacatcttcaactgaagGGTGCTAGCataatactggcttccaggcagcaaggatgAGGGTTTCTTAAGCTCATACCCAcattgacacacctactccaacaggaccacaccttctaatagtgccactccctgggctagcatatgcaaaccatcacagcagcACTGTTGATAATTGCGTGAAACTTTTCCATGGAAGGGAAGAGATGTGAAGAATATGACATCATGGAAAGCACCCGGCCTTGAATCCCAACTCCCCTGCTTAATAGCTAGGATTCAGGTTATCTTCCTCACCCTTAGTTTTCTGTTCCATAAAATGGGGGTGCTGTTACACAGCTTCCAGTTGACTATGTGTTGTGACAcaatgtgcatgtgcacatgtgtggtacCTACTAGGTGCTTGTGTTGTGACACAATGTGTATGTGCATTCGTGTAACACCTACTATGTGCTTGGGTGCAGAGGCTGTGCTGTTTTCAGCTGTTGAGTGTTCAATTCTGTGGTTCCCTGACCCAGTCACTTTATGGGTCTTCTCTCtttcatgttctctttctctctctgccttcctcctcctcttccttctcttcttcctcctcttcctcttcctcttcctcctcttcctcttccacttcctcctcttcttcctcctcttcctcctcttcttcctcttcttcctcctcttcctccttctcttcctcctcctcttcctcctcttcttcaataGCCCCTCCCACACAGCCTGCTTTTGAAAAGTGAATCaagaatgattttgaatccaaatAGTTACATTGACTGTTAATATTCTTTTTGTGTTGAGTTGCCCCTTTCTGGaagttttaaaacacaaaatgtggATGAAAACGTTTCTCAGTTGTGGAAGGAGTAATATGGCTTGCTAACTCACTTTCTAATGCAACACAAAGTCAATGATTCCCTGATCAAGGGATGACATCACACCCagtcctccccaccccttctgtCTCTCATCCAGCTTTGCTCAAGTTAAAGCCAGTGGGCGGTCACTGTGCTCTGGAATCCAAATACGTGAAGACTGTATGCTTGCCTAGTGACCCCTTTCCCTCTGGGACTGAGTGCCACATCTCTGGCTGGGGCGTAACGGAAACAGGTGAGTCTGCCTCATGCTCCCCATACACACAGGAGAGCTGCACCATCCAGAGAATAAAGGGCCAACGGCATCTGCCCTCCTGCTCTTGAAACACATTCAAGATGCGTCATCAGAGAACGCATCTGCCTCATTGCTCAGGTCCCAGTTGAATGCAACCATTTATATGGGGCATGCTCTGTAGgtctctggtctccacagtgGCCCCTGGCCTCCTGTTCTAGACATGTGACCTTTCTCAAGCACTGGCTGCACACCAGGGAAGaccactccccttctctaaggagaTTGCAGAGACGCTGGGCACGTTGCACCTGTGGGCACCTGTGGTGCCGGGCAGGTACTCAAGGGCAAAGATAATGCCGTTGTGAGCTACTAGCCTTGGACCCCTCTTCAATGTCAGTCCTTCTTGTAGAAGAGTCTGGGTTGTTTCTCAAGCCGCTCCATTTTACTTTCTCAGTTGTCATTTTTACCTGCGGGGCTTGGATTATGTGCACCGGATTATGTGTATATCTTGAATACAAAGAAGTCCATaagaatattttcaagtttttacCAAACACTCAAAATATGTCACCTCTTAGTAGTATCCTTAATAAcggacagaggaaaaaaaatcacttcgaaGAGGTTTAGTTTCAtaaagaaagggaaatagaatgtATGGGACACATCTGCCAGAGGCTCAGGGGGAAGAAAATCTCTGACTAATTGGACTCAAGGTCAACCAGGAAGGTTTCTGTGGCTCTTTGTTGTAGCCTGTCTAAACCCCTCCACTTTCGCTCTCCTCAATGGGGTCTGCTCAGCATGGTGATGTCTCAGTTGGGAAGCCGGTAGGGCCTCAGATtagaatgcttttatttttccacaaataGCTCTTAAGATTACATTTTCAAAGTCAATGATACTTTGAGCAATTTCATTATCTTTAAGAAGGGGAAATATCTCTCTAGGAAGCAGATAGTTTAATGTATCGGGGCACCTCAGCCCACtcgtgtatgtatgcatgagtccatctgtccatctatcctcATCTATCCatgcattcatccattcatttttcCAGAACCTACTATGTGTTGGCTCTTCTGGTAGATACAGGAAATTTAAAGGTGGTTACGAGCCAACCCCACTTTCCAGAATTCATGAACGGGTTAAAAAGGCAGAGAACAGAGCAGATGATTTGCCCAACTGTGATCAGAACGGCTTAGAAAGTGCCCAAGCATAGGGAGGGGAGGATGCAGAAAGGTTGACTCTAGTGTTGGTAAATTCatttctccccatcctccataAAAACACCCTTTTCCCTGAACTGAGAGTCAGTGGTTTCTTACTAATGGTGACTTCTAGTAGGGTGGGTATCATTCCGGTCTCCGTGGTAGTGACTGTTTTCTGTCCTACAGGGGAAGGCTCCCGCCAGCTCCTGGATGCTAAAGTCAAGCTGATTGCTAATGCTTTGTGCAACTCCCGCCAACTGTATGACCACACGATCGATGACAGTATGATCTGTGCAGGGAACCTGCAGAAGCCTGGATCGGACACCTGCCAGGTCAGAAACTCCACGTGGTGCTGGAGGTAGAGGCTCACTGAAGATCAAGCTGAGTGGAAAGGCCTATGATAGCACTGGGATGGGGACCGGGGTCAACAGGCCACCTGCTTCAGCCTTAAGACATAGGTGGGCATGCCCATCTGAGCCTACATCAAGGTGGGTCAGCATAATAAGTGTAACCGCATGTTGCTGCTTTGTCTCGTCTTACTCTCCCAACATCCTGTGAAGTGGGTGTCACCATCGCGTATTACAAAGGCCTGTAGACATTACCAATGTGAATAGCAGCAGAGTACTAAGCGACAGATAGGACGGAGATCAGAACAACCCAGGGCCTTTACTGCTCTGCTCCGCTCTTATAACAGCACATCCTCAGCTGCTGAGGTCTATGGAGATCCGAATGCGCTCCTGCAGGTGGTGACTCCATCAACTGTAGGCTAAGGGGACCTCAGATCCCTGCCCTGAATCCAAGCCCACACCCCATTTAACTCCAGCCTTGTGTCCCAGGGGATACATTGTCCCTAGACTCCCAGGATGGGCTCTGTTTAGGCTTTCTGCTTGTCCTTACACACTGCCCAACTGTCCTCGAAAACCCCGCATAGCCACACTCTGATCCTGTGCTGTGGTAGAGCCTCCCTGTGAATGGATCCAATGATAATCAGACAACTCAGAGCCTGTCTGGGTTAGGAAGCTGGAGTTTCTCTCTCCACAGACCATGACTCTGTTTTGATCCCCAAGGGCCCATGGATAACCACATACTCAGGATGGAGAAAAGCGTGTGGGTGTGGTTTTCCCTGAGCTCTTGGAAGATAAGCAGGTTCACCAGGATCACAGTGCGCTTGGTTTTCTACGTAATTCAAGGGCTGTGCTGAAAGGAAGCCAGCAGCCACGGTTTTGAAGCCCGACTCTATCTCATATTATAGGACCTCAATCAATCCCTGAAAAGATGTGTCTAACTTCAGTTACTTATAATGTGAACGACCGTAAGGTCACAAGGCATTGGCTATGATTAGGAGAGCAAAGTTACGTGATAAAAGCTGGTGGTTGTGGTGAATAAGCTGTGGTGACTAAGCAGgctgttttctctttgcttccctcCTGCCCATCTCTGCCCTGGCCTACACACTTCAGAAAGAACCCCCATGATTCCCCTCAGGAGCACAATTCCTCTATGGTTCTCCACAGCTCTCCACAGAAAGAGCAAGGCCTCAGGTCACTGGGCAAGAGGCAGTAGGTTAAAGATATAGGCTACTTCTAAGTCTCTGCCTGACTCCCTATAGGTGGGTCCATCCAAACAAACCATCACCTACCTTGGTCAGCTACTGAAAGACGTTGAGGAACCCCGGGAACTGAAAATTCTAGAAGGGAGAGTCAGGAAGCACTACTTGCCCACAGCACTGTGGATGCAGCCCTGGGCTCCCAGCTTTTTCCAAACTCAGGAACTGAAGCTGGGATTAGCTTCTCTCCCTTTGGAGCTGTGCATCATGGGAAACTTGAGAAGACCCTCGGCGCTGGTTTCCAGAGAAGCGCAGGGTAGCTAGCAGGCAACTTTGTTCCACCCTCCCCTTGGAGGCAGTTTGGGTTATGTCtgtatctagttcccaaggctgaACCCTTTTGTTCTTCCTTTAGGGTGACTCGGGGGGCCCTCTAACCTGTGAGAAGGATGGAACTTACTACGTctatgggattgtaagctggggccaggaatgtgggaagAAGCCTGGAGTCTACACTCAAGTCACCAAGTTCCTGAATTGGATAAAAACCACCATGCACAAGGAGGCTGGCCTCTGAGGTGCTGTCTGCAGAGCCTCGAAGCACCTCCTCTTCTGCACTAAACAAGGGGGTGCttcctgtgtagccaaggatatcCTGGGTCTATGCTTTAGACAGAGACATTGCTGACCAGCCTGGGTCTTTGCAGACTGGCACTACACCACCTCACGAGGCCCACTCTGTCCTCCTCTCCCTGAGAACCAACAAGAAATACATTACCTCTGCCCCGCTTCTGACAAGTGTGCCTTCGAGAAAACCAGAATTCAGAGATGCTCTCCACCATAAAGACCTGCAGATCTGAGATTTCTCCCTGTCCAGTACCAGAGGAGACTGTTACTCTTCTGCCCACACCATCAGGGTCTTCCGCAGTCTCCATGCAGCCATCAGAgagaaaccccccccccccccgccaaggAAAAAACACAAGTTCTGTTTGCTTTCAGAGTTGTTGTTTTAATAAAGGCAGATGTGGGAATGGAGAGGGTGTGCCATTTTTTTTAACCACTCGTCCAGACTGAAGCTGCAGAGGCCTGCCCCTGGCAAGCAGCCCTCAAGGCGGCTTCCTTCTCAAGGAGGCTCACATCAGCAGAGTCTTCTTCCTGTTGATATGTAGGATCTCCGAGGCATCAGGGTTCACTCCCCTGCTCCGATGATCTCCAAGCTCCACTGCCTCTGTTTCCACCTGCAGAAGCCACACACAGAGCCCCCCCCCTTCCCTGAGTTCACAGGAAAACCCCCTCGCTGCTCCCACAAGCCGTGCTAAGATGCCCGGCAAACATCTAACgtatccccctcccctcccttgtccTCTCTTCCACCCTGCCCAAGAAAAAGGACCCTCAAGGCAAAGATGAGAAAGAAGCAAAGCCTGCTTCTCATTTAGATGTGGCGTCTCTCTCCTGAACAAAGTAGGGTTCAAAATGTAGACTGCTGGAGCCAGCAAGTCCCTGACCCTTTCGGCAAACGTAACGAGCAAGCAGTCAGCACAGCCTGGGCTGCCCTGGCCCGGGATTGATGTCGTCCTGGTAGGTTTGACTCTGCAGAACTAATGGCTGTGACTTCAGAGGGAGCCTGCAGGAAGTTTAACCCATGTGTCATCTGCCTGGTCATCTCAGACCCATGAAATTAGGTGCCTTGTTCAGCTGCCTCTCACAGTTCTTTAGAACTAGCTGACCTTTGGCCaaaaataaactttgaaaagCAACAATGAGTTTGTATCTCCCGTGGTCTGGCAAGGCAGGGTGCAGTGTGTGGCTTGTTACTCACAGAAGCCCCCTGGATCCCCAGACCCCTCCTGTTGGCCAGTTCCGCAGCCCGACGAGCCATTTCCACTTTGTAGGAGCCAGGAGGGGTCCAGCCAACACCTCGAGTCAGGTTCAAGTCAGATTTGTACTTGACcttgagggaaggaggaagagggaagtcaGCGGGATTGGGTGCTCTGACCACCGGGAGATTTAAAAGGTAGCCACGCTGACGTCATTAAAGTCAGGACAAAGAGCAGTCACCTGATGCACAGAGACCCGAGCTATGCATCTGGCACTCCTGAAATCCTCCCATTGAAACTGTGGGAACTCCAGTGGAGTAAAACACCCGGCGGACATCTGACTCAAGTCTAAGTTCCCATCGTAATGTGCTGTGTGTCCATGGAAAACTAGCCTCCCCTCTCTGAGCTTCCGTTGCTTATCAGGGAAAGCGTAAAACTGGCTTATGTCATTATCAAGACCCCATGGAACTAGCAGAATGGAGCCACCAGGAGCCCCGAGCTTTCAGACGCAATAGGCCCTCAGCTCAATCCCCAGagccaattaattaattaaggaaaATAGGAAGTTGGGCTATCGCATCAAATACCCTGGGTCTGCCGCTTATTTCCCGGGTGATTCTAGGTTGCTTAACTTCTTCTGGCTTGGGTTCCTTGTCTGTTAAAATGGCAGCGCCGGGACAGAAGGGCCACCCCACCCAATCCCAAGAAGGCATTTGCTACAGGTGTGGCAGAACTGGGAATGGCTGTCATTACGCCTTCTCAGCCTGCTCCCCCAGTATGCAACAGGGTGCATGCGGAGGCCA is part of the Rattus norvegicus strain BN/NHsdMcwi chromosome 1, GRCr8, whole genome shotgun sequence genome and harbors:
- the Habp2 gene encoding hyaluronan-binding protein 2 isoform X1, whose translation is MSVVMLVFRVLLLIALVGNSAIGLSLMPFIAPPDPDPCQSNPCEHGGDCIIRGNTFSCSCPAPFSGSRCQTVQNKCKDNPCVQGDCLITQTPPYYRCACKYPYTGPDCSKVLPVCRPNPCQNGGVCSRHRRRSRFSCACPDQYKGRFCEIGPDDCYVGDGYSYRGKVSRTVNQNPCLYWNSHLLLQENYNMFMEDAETHGIADHNFCRNPDGDHKPWCFVKVNSEKVKWEYCNVEVCPESDAANPLGSLQEPVMELPGFDSCGKTEMTEHAVKRIYGGFKSTAGKHPWQVSLQTSLPLTTSMPQGHFCGGSLIHPCWVLTAAHCTDMSTKHLKVVLGDQDLKKTESHEQTFRVEKILKYSQYNERDEIPHNDIALLKLKPVGGHCALESKYVKTVCLPSDPFPSGTECHISGWGVTETGEGSRQLLDAKVKLIANALCNSRQLYDHTIDDSMICAGNLQKPGSDTCQGDSGGPLTCEKDGTYYVYGIVSWGQECGKKPGVYTQVTKFLNWIKTTMHKEAGL
- the Habp2 gene encoding hyaluronan-binding protein 2 precursor, encoding MSVVMLVFRVLLLIALVGNSAIGLSLMPFIAPPDPDWTPDDYYYSYEQSSPDKDASVTQTSPENPDWYYEDDDPCQSNPCEHGGDCIIRGNTFSCSCPAPFSGSRCQTVQNKCKDNPCVQGDCLITQTPPYYRCACKYPYTGPDCSKVLPVCRPNPCQNGGVCSRHRRRSRFSCACPDQYKGRFCEIGPDDCYVGDGYSYRGKVSRTVNQNPCLYWNSHLLLQENYNMFMEDAETHGIADHNFCRNPDGDHKPWCFVKVNSEKVKWEYCNVEVCPESDAANPLGSLQEPVMELPGFDSCGKTEMTEHAVKRIYGGFKSTAGKHPWQVSLQTSLPLTTSMPQGHFCGGSLIHPCWVLTAAHCTDMSTKHLKVVLGDQDLKKTESHEQTFRVEKILKYSQYNERDEIPHNDIALLKLKPVGGHCALESKYVKTVCLPSDPFPSGTECHISGWGVTETGEGSRQLLDAKVKLIANALCNSRQLYDHTIDDSMICAGNLQKPGSDTCQGDSGGPLTCEKDGTYYVYGIVSWGQECGKKPGVYTQVTKFLNWIKTTMHKEAGL